From one Desulfonatronum sp. SC1 genomic stretch:
- a CDS encoding TonB-dependent receptor translates to MLRWTFSVVLAACVLGASPGAWAEDKGEVALDTIVVTAEKREENVQEVPASISVLSEFAIENAGVNSVESLSHQIPNFTFSGWGANSHNFAFMRGIGAVKHEPAVGFQVDGVGYSDLGMFNYPLFDLERIEVLRGPQGTLYGRNTLAGVVNIITKKPDNELSATLNAGAGNHGLLESSAQVNAPIVRDKLFLRVSGFAKGRDGYQENTAFGFLGKEGDHFNGRGARMRMAFLPTEDLEVSLNLDGQTQRTGAYPLRRMTPWAAAGLPADEPWTYSHNFESKAESDLWGTSLNIDWDLPFARLTSISAYRSWDNLEINDQDFSPLDITHFRKDIDSRQYSQELRLASPDDGSPFKWLGGLYLFKRDKTVDDTQFFDSQAALFGMTPGLSANTRGKFKDTSHALFGQVTRTFFDSLDFTAGLRYEHEKNILELSRGTSMSGADIRQAFTSRHESSGDALSPKFSVAWRTWEGVMPYVSAARGYRSGGFNHIAPSADKVRFNPEYSWNYELGVKSRWLEDRLLVNLAGYYITLDDQQLTFVMPEGSASTYVENAGSSTSRGVEVETMFKAFTGLDLNAGFALNKATFKTYADPTDGTDYKGKDLPLAPTYNYNLGVQYRAPSFRPISLMGREHKLNFFARADLVGMGRFYWDAANELRQSPYELVNFRVGLQSEHLDLYFWMKNAFDAEYQVVSLQRPNLPVFGQDGDPRTFGVALTLRF, encoded by the coding sequence ATGTTGCGATGGACATTTTCGGTTGTTCTGGCGGCTTGCGTTTTAGGGGCAAGTCCCGGGGCATGGGCGGAAGACAAGGGGGAGGTCGCTTTGGACACGATCGTGGTCACGGCGGAAAAACGAGAGGAAAACGTTCAGGAGGTGCCCGCCAGCATCAGCGTGCTTTCCGAGTTTGCCATTGAGAACGCCGGGGTGAACAGCGTGGAGTCGTTGTCTCATCAAATTCCTAATTTCACGTTCTCCGGGTGGGGCGCGAATTCCCACAACTTCGCGTTCATGCGCGGCATCGGGGCCGTGAAGCACGAACCTGCCGTGGGATTTCAGGTGGACGGGGTGGGGTATTCGGATTTGGGAATGTTCAACTATCCCCTGTTTGACCTGGAACGAATCGAGGTTCTGCGAGGCCCCCAGGGCACCCTGTACGGTCGGAACACCCTGGCAGGGGTGGTGAACATCATCACAAAAAAGCCGGACAACGAACTCTCCGCGACCCTGAACGCCGGAGCGGGAAACCACGGCCTTTTGGAATCCTCGGCGCAGGTGAACGCGCCCATTGTCCGCGACAAGCTTTTCCTCAGAGTCTCCGGTTTCGCCAAAGGCCGGGACGGTTACCAGGAAAACACCGCTTTCGGCTTTTTAGGCAAGGAAGGGGATCATTTCAACGGTCGCGGTGCCAGGATGAGGATGGCCTTTCTTCCCACGGAGGATTTGGAGGTTTCCCTGAATCTGGACGGTCAGACGCAGCGCACCGGGGCCTATCCGCTGCGCAGAATGACTCCCTGGGCCGCGGCTGGACTCCCGGCGGACGAACCCTGGACCTATTCCCACAATTTTGAGAGCAAGGCGGAGTCGGACCTCTGGGGCACGTCGCTGAACATCGACTGGGATCTCCCCTTTGCAAGGCTGACCTCAATCAGCGCCTACAGGTCCTGGGACAACCTGGAGATCAACGACCAGGATTTCTCACCCCTGGACATCACCCATTTCCGCAAGGACATCGACAGCAGGCAGTATTCCCAGGAACTGCGACTGGCGTCTCCGGACGACGGTTCCCCGTTCAAATGGCTTGGCGGGCTTTACCTGTTCAAGCGCGACAAGACCGTTGACGACACCCAGTTCTTCGACAGCCAGGCCGCGCTGTTCGGCATGACGCCCGGTCTGAGCGCGAATACCCGGGGCAAGTTCAAGGACACCAGCCACGCCCTGTTCGGCCAGGTCACCCGCACCTTTTTCGACAGTTTGGATTTCACGGCCGGGCTGCGCTACGAACACGAGAAAAACATCCTTGAACTCAGCCGAGGAACCTCCATGAGCGGAGCAGATATCCGCCAAGCGTTCACCAGCCGCCATGAATCCAGCGGAGACGCCCTGTCGCCGAAGTTTTCCGTTGCCTGGCGGACCTGGGAAGGCGTCATGCCGTACGTTTCCGCGGCCAGGGGCTACAGGAGCGGAGGGTTCAACCACATTGCGCCTTCCGCCGACAAGGTGCGCTTTAATCCCGAGTATTCCTGGAACTATGAACTCGGCGTGAAGTCCAGGTGGCTGGAGGACAGACTTCTGGTCAATCTCGCGGGCTACTACATCACCCTGGACGACCAGCAGCTGACCTTCGTGATGCCGGAGGGCAGTGCCAGCACCTATGTCGAGAACGCGGGATCCAGCACCAGCCGCGGGGTGGAAGTCGAAACCATGTTCAAGGCGTTCACGGGCCTTGACCTCAACGCCGGTTTCGCCTTGAACAAGGCAACTTTCAAAACATATGCCGATCCTACGGATGGAACGGACTACAAGGGGAAGGACCTGCCCCTGGCCCCTACCTATAATTACAACCTGGGCGTCCAGTATCGGGCGCCGTCCTTCAGGCCGATATCGCTTATGGGCCGGGAGCATAAGCTGAACTTTTTCGCCCGCGCCGACCTGGTGGGCATGGGGCGGTTCTATTGGGACGCCGCCAACGAATTGCGGCAATCTCCATATGAACTGGTCAATTTCAGGGTTGGGCTGCAAAGTGAGCATCTTGATCTCTATTTCTGGATGAAGAATGCCTTTGATGCCGAATATCAGGTCGTCTCTCTTCAGCGGCCCAACCTGCCGGTCTTCGGTCAGGACGGCGATCCAAGAACCTTCGGTGTGGCCCTGACCCTGCGTTTCTGA
- a CDS encoding TonB-dependent receptor produces the protein MASKILAIAATLVFSSVSVPAQDSAQEESLQLEPMVVTAEKRSENVQDIPASITAFSETRIEDARITTIQDFSRMVPNLFISNWGFRGNSFVFVRGIGAVNNDPAVGFYVDDVNYMDARVFDANLFDIERIEVLRGPQGTLYGRNSLGGVVNIVTRKPDNVFRVGLDQTFGNYDLLRTNVSMRTPLVDDKLYLGVSGGMETRDGYSRNDYLGRDVDDRDSLNGRMHLRWTPTDELDVTYSLDGERLRDGVFPLAKLDEVRNNPHHVAYDYEGRNHRDHVGTSLRVAYDAPWFRLTSISAYRHFEDVADNDQDFTIYPLMTAHEDIDDGQFSQELRFASLDDGANFKWLTGLYGFSSKKEHKLTMSFAPDVALPGMALDRKTSSDLTTRGAAIFGQGTYTLFDRLDLTAGLRYDYEKSSMDHAMSMESGGMILGGASLDESTDNGAWLPKFQLGYRWTSDFMTYAGVSRGYRSGGFNTGHLEPGDASFDPEYSWNYEVGFKSAWLDNRLLLNAAAFYIDLRDQQVVQLLPSADTIIRNAGKSRSMGFEVESSAMLAAGMSLEAGLGYTAAEYVTYDDPLADMDYSKKTTPLAPEYTYNLALQYRRPILEEFSLFGYQSPLSVFARAEVNGVGPFYWNDANTLRQSAYHLVNMSLGLETENFDLVLWGRNIFDTNYEVVAFEFPGSDPLGQAGDPLTFGVTLRARF, from the coding sequence ATGGCCTCAAAGATTTTGGCGATTGCAGCGACCCTTGTTTTCAGCTCTGTGTCCGTCCCGGCTCAGGATTCCGCCCAAGAGGAATCCCTTCAGCTTGAGCCCATGGTGGTCACGGCGGAAAAGCGCAGCGAAAACGTGCAGGACATTCCGGCGAGCATTACCGCGTTCTCGGAGACGCGGATTGAGGATGCGCGGATCACGACCATCCAGGACTTCTCCCGGATGGTACCCAACCTGTTCATTTCCAACTGGGGATTCCGCGGCAATTCGTTCGTGTTCGTGCGCGGAATCGGCGCGGTGAACAACGATCCCGCGGTCGGGTTCTACGTTGACGACGTGAACTACATGGATGCACGGGTGTTCGACGCCAATCTCTTCGACATCGAACGGATCGAGGTGCTGCGCGGGCCGCAAGGGACACTGTACGGCCGCAACAGCCTGGGCGGGGTCGTGAACATCGTCACCAGGAAGCCGGACAATGTCTTTCGCGTCGGGCTGGATCAGACATTCGGCAACTACGATCTGTTGCGCACCAACGTGTCCATGCGCACCCCTCTGGTGGACGACAAGCTCTATCTGGGCGTCTCGGGCGGTATGGAAACACGGGACGGCTACAGCCGCAACGACTACCTGGGCAGGGACGTGGACGACCGTGATTCCCTGAACGGTCGGATGCATCTGCGCTGGACCCCTACCGACGAGCTGGACGTGACTTACAGTCTGGACGGGGAGCGCCTGCGCGACGGCGTGTTTCCCTTGGCCAAACTCGATGAGGTCCGGAACAACCCCCATCATGTGGCCTATGACTACGAGGGTCGGAACCACCGGGACCATGTGGGCACTTCCCTGCGCGTGGCCTACGACGCCCCGTGGTTCAGGCTGACGTCCATCTCGGCTTACCGCCATTTTGAAGACGTCGCGGATAATGATCAGGATTTCACCATTTATCCGCTCATGACCGCGCACGAGGACATTGACGACGGCCAGTTCTCCCAGGAGTTGCGGTTTGCCTCGTTGGATGACGGAGCGAACTTCAAGTGGCTGACCGGACTCTACGGGTTCAGTTCCAAAAAGGAGCACAAACTGACCATGTCCTTTGCTCCGGACGTGGCCCTGCCGGGCATGGCCCTTGACCGGAAGACCAGCTCCGACCTCACGACACGGGGGGCCGCGATCTTTGGCCAAGGGACCTATACCTTGTTCGACAGGTTGGATCTCACGGCCGGACTGCGCTACGACTATGAGAAAAGTTCCATGGACCATGCCATGTCCATGGAATCCGGAGGCATGATTTTGGGGGGCGCGTCCCTGGACGAGTCCACGGATAATGGTGCCTGGCTGCCGAAATTCCAGTTGGGGTACCGGTGGACGTCCGACTTCATGACCTATGCCGGGGTCTCGCGGGGCTACAGAAGCGGCGGCTTCAACACCGGGCATCTTGAGCCCGGCGATGCATCCTTTGATCCTGAATACAGTTGGAACTACGAGGTGGGGTTCAAATCCGCGTGGCTGGACAACCGGCTGTTGCTCAACGCCGCGGCTTTTTACATCGACCTGCGGGATCAACAGGTGGTTCAGTTGCTACCCTCCGCGGACACGATCATCCGCAACGCCGGCAAATCCAGAAGCATGGGGTTTGAAGTGGAATCCAGCGCAATGCTCGCCGCGGGCATGTCCCTGGAGGCGGGGCTCGGGTACACCGCCGCGGAATACGTTACGTACGACGATCCCCTGGCTGACATGGACTATTCCAAAAAGACCACGCCTTTGGCGCCGGAATACACCTACAACCTGGCTTTGCAATACCGCAGGCCGATTCTGGAGGAGTTCTCGCTGTTCGGGTATCAAAGTCCGTTGTCCGTCTTTGCCCGGGCCGAGGTGAACGGCGTCGGCCCGTTCTACTGGAACGACGCGAACACCCTCAGGCAAAGCGCCTACCACCTGGTGAACATGAGTCTGGGCCTGGAAACCGAAAATTTCGACCTCGTGCTGTGGGGAAGGAACATCTTTGATACGAACTATGAAGTCGTGGCCTTTGAATTTCCGGGCTCGGATCCCCTGGGCCAGGCCGGCGACCCATTGACTTTCGGTGTGACTCTACGGGCTCGGTTTTAG
- a CDS encoding FmdE family protein, translating into MTWKTVLRWNIGCLFMSMVVAMAGAAWAEKAEYPQSARDLPPLTVIQGGQERLISLCDAYDFHGNACPGATLGFMAVRYGLEILFGEETPNLDDLMVISRSAGGPMDLFDLVMKGEDKSQRTWPPAGIEMGAENFAFQFYRKSTMKGVTMRLRDGLWPGDWFQLREKAKDGTITEAEAEKRKRDRRHVIDTFPGMTLEELFGEPEVYTFVFWGHMEQGEMDRLIREQRRASRQSQTTE; encoded by the coding sequence ATGACTTGGAAGACGGTATTGCGTTGGAACATCGGATGTCTGTTCATGTCCATGGTGGTTGCCATGGCTGGGGCGGCCTGGGCGGAGAAGGCGGAGTATCCCCAATCGGCGCGGGATCTGCCGCCGCTGACAGTGATTCAGGGCGGACAGGAACGCCTTATCAGTCTGTGCGATGCCTATGATTTCCATGGAAACGCCTGTCCGGGCGCGACATTGGGCTTTATGGCCGTGCGCTACGGCCTGGAGATCTTGTTCGGCGAAGAAACCCCGAATCTGGACGACCTGATGGTGATCAGCAGGTCGGCCGGCGGCCCCATGGACCTTTTTGACCTGGTCATGAAGGGCGAGGATAAGTCCCAGCGCACATGGCCACCCGCGGGTATTGAAATGGGCGCGGAAAATTTCGCTTTTCAGTTTTATCGCAAGTCCACGATGAAGGGCGTGACCATGCGGCTGCGGGACGGTTTGTGGCCGGGCGACTGGTTTCAACTGCGGGAAAAGGCCAAAGACGGCACCATTACCGAGGCCGAGGCTGAAAAGCGCAAGCGTGATCGGCGGCATGTGATCGATACGTTTCCCGGAATGACGCTGGAGGAATTGTTCGGAGAGCCGGAAGTCTACACCTTTGTTTTCTGGGGACACATGGAACAGGGCGAGATGGACCGGTTGATCCGGGAGCAGCGACGGGCCAGCCGACAATCGCAGACGACGGAGTAG
- a CDS encoding TonB-dependent siderophore receptor: MVWKAWIAAVGVVAALGGGPVWAAQEEAPQRLDEVVVSATGTAKTILDAPGAVEVITARDIQDLNALTVAEALEAAVGLVVSRESGRVQVPSIRGARSKHTLVLLDGRRLAFGFNDMVDLRQIPTVMVERIEIVRGPASALYGSDALGGVVNIITKAAPREWTGAVQGQFGVNRDDEAKEYVGSGLVGGPMDRFRFLLSGELRHKDGWDKSGSLPDDGFKEKPGFLAGRFAFDLTDYQTLSAGLEYMDNTYTGDQFYEQQARERKADEERWGYYVQYDAQLRDADQLMLRVNRSEFRNELGFAPFAASGERNTKQFTTQAEARYSALVLSDHLVTVGAEYRRDELDDTQMQLRTDKDVDNVSVLLQDEFHLLDPLYVVLGVRYDHHSAFGDQWSPRGSLVYTLTDGLRLKGSVGQGFRAPSLTELYVTSFRRRGQEVFQANPDLKAEKSTSYELGVEGEHGPFWGGLTGFYTEVDDLIETVFLRTEGAGSDRRSMFEYRNIAEADIKGLEAEAGVRLPLGFSLDGNLTWQDVDNKTGGEDIGGMPKYKGFVKLGYELPEWRLRANLRMSYVGRMTYADGDSYSYPLFGTYLAKGFGENFEIFAGVDNIFDKRIERDDVVQIEPTTFYVGVSAKF; encoded by the coding sequence ATGGTTTGGAAAGCGTGGATCGCGGCGGTGGGTGTCGTGGCCGCTCTGGGGGGAGGTCCGGTTTGGGCCGCTCAGGAGGAGGCGCCGCAACGACTGGACGAGGTGGTGGTTTCCGCCACGGGAACAGCGAAAACCATCCTGGACGCTCCGGGAGCCGTGGAGGTGATCACGGCCCGGGATATCCAGGATCTGAACGCCCTGACCGTGGCCGAGGCCCTGGAAGCAGCGGTGGGCCTGGTGGTGTCCCGGGAGTCCGGCCGGGTGCAGGTCCCCAGCATCCGCGGGGCGCGCAGCAAGCACACCCTGGTTCTGCTGGATGGACGACGTCTGGCTTTTGGTTTCAACGACATGGTGGATCTGCGCCAGATTCCCACGGTGATGGTTGAGCGTATCGAAATCGTGCGGGGCCCGGCTTCGGCCCTGTACGGCAGCGATGCCCTGGGCGGGGTGGTGAACATCATCACCAAGGCCGCGCCCAGAGAGTGGACCGGAGCGGTCCAGGGCCAGTTCGGGGTGAATCGGGACGACGAAGCCAAGGAATACGTGGGCAGCGGTTTGGTCGGAGGCCCCATGGACCGGTTTCGCTTTCTTTTGTCCGGCGAATTGCGGCACAAGGACGGCTGGGACAAGTCCGGCAGCCTGCCCGACGACGGCTTCAAGGAGAAGCCCGGGTTTCTGGCCGGACGCTTTGCCTTTGACCTCACCGATTACCAGACCCTTTCCGCGGGCCTGGAGTACATGGACAACACCTACACCGGCGACCAGTTTTACGAACAGCAGGCCAGGGAGCGCAAAGCGGACGAGGAACGCTGGGGCTACTACGTGCAATACGACGCACAGTTGCGGGACGCGGACCAGCTCATGCTCCGGGTCAATCGCTCTGAATTCAGGAACGAGTTAGGATTTGCCCCCTTTGCCGCCTCTGGGGAGCGAAATACGAAGCAGTTCACGACCCAGGCCGAGGCCCGCTACAGCGCCCTGGTCCTGAGCGATCACCTGGTGACCGTGGGCGCGGAATATCGCCGGGATGAACTGGACGATACGCAGATGCAGCTGCGGACGGACAAGGACGTGGACAATGTCAGCGTCCTGCTCCAGGACGAGTTTCATCTCCTCGATCCACTCTACGTGGTCCTGGGGGTGCGCTATGACCATCATTCCGCCTTTGGCGATCAATGGAGCCCGCGCGGTTCCCTGGTCTACACCCTTACGGACGGTCTGCGTTTGAAAGGCTCCGTGGGCCAGGGATTCCGTGCCCCTTCCCTGACCGAACTGTATGTAACCTCGTTTCGGCGCAGGGGGCAGGAGGTGTTCCAGGCCAATCCGGACCTGAAAGCGGAGAAGTCCACCAGCTACGAGTTGGGGGTGGAGGGTGAGCACGGCCCGTTCTGGGGCGGGCTGACCGGGTTTTATACCGAGGTGGACGACCTGATCGAGACCGTGTTCCTGCGCACCGAGGGCGCGGGCTCGGATCGGCGCAGCATGTTCGAGTACCGGAACATCGCCGAGGCCGACATCAAAGGCCTTGAGGCCGAGGCCGGAGTCCGGCTGCCCCTGGGTTTTTCCCTGGACGGCAATCTGACCTGGCAGGACGTGGACAACAAAACCGGAGGCGAGGACATCGGCGGCATGCCCAAGTACAAGGGGTTCGTGAAGCTGGGTTACGAGCTGCCGGAATGGCGGCTGCGGGCCAACCTCCGGATGTCCTACGTCGGCCGGATGACCTACGCGGACGGCGACAGCTATTCCTACCCCTTGTTCGGAACCTACCTGGCCAAGGGCTTCGGCGAAAACTTCGAAATCTTTGCCGGAGTGGACAATATCTTCGACAAGCGCATTGAGCGGGACGACGTGGTCCAAATCGAGCCAACCACGTTCTACGTCGGAGTGTCGGCGAAGTTCTGA
- a CDS encoding TetR/AcrR family transcriptional regulator encodes MSEHRDPDRSRCSILDAAEEIFAQKGFAGASMSRIAKLSGKSQALLHHHFKSKKGLWEAVKARFGERFARVLLPLLKQGFCVESFIREWPREYLAFWRSNPNLRRIMLWRQLEGDCTPWEATNELFALSVGKVVESQKMGHVRQDLHPAHIISILTGAHLFWLNNKPAFCHRLGLDPDDEAVDERYIQDLERILTTGLLTSRE; translated from the coding sequence ATGTCGGAACATCGTGACCCGGATCGGAGTCGATGCAGTATTTTGGACGCAGCGGAGGAGATTTTCGCGCAAAAGGGCTTTGCCGGTGCTTCCATGAGCCGTATCGCCAAATTGTCCGGAAAGTCCCAGGCCCTGCTTCACCATCATTTCAAGAGCAAAAAGGGGCTTTGGGAGGCGGTCAAGGCGAGATTCGGCGAACGGTTCGCCCGAGTCTTGCTGCCCCTGCTGAAGCAAGGGTTTTGCGTCGAATCCTTCATCCGGGAATGGCCGAGGGAGTATCTCGCGTTCTGGCGGTCAAATCCAAATTTGCGCCGGATCATGTTATGGCGGCAACTGGAAGGAGACTGTACGCCCTGGGAGGCCACCAATGAGTTGTTCGCCCTTTCCGTGGGAAAGGTCGTTGAAAGCCAGAAAATGGGACACGTTCGCCAGGATCTGCATCCCGCCCACATCATCAGTATCCTGACCGGCGCGCACCTGTTCTGGCTGAACAACAAGCCTGCCTTTTGCCACCGTCTCGGGCTCGATCCGGACGACGAGGCCGTGGATGAGCGCTATATCCAGGATCTGGAACGGATACTGACGACCGGCCTGCTGACGTCGCGGGAGTAA
- a CDS encoding amidohydrolase: protein MRHIDILVKGGTVLTMDEADTTITDGALAIHGPDIIAVGRKEDLSRSFTADTVIDMPLSIIMPGLVNAHTHAAMTCFRGIADDMELMDWLNNYIFPAEANNVDPELVYWGSLLACAEMIRSGTTTFSDMYLFEEETAKAAKQAGMRCVIGEVLFDFPSPNAKTSQEGLAYTEKMLRKWADDPLVNVMVEPHSLYTCSPDLWKSATALADAYQAPLATHLLENGAESRQLLEKLGQRPTMFLKKIGALNERFFAFHCVTMDDEDMRIFADHGCKVVHNPESNMKLASGVAPVPAMLEKGIPVGLGTDGCASNNNLDMFQEMDTAAKLHKSALLDPVVMSAKTVVHMATREGARVLGLDRQIGVLKTGMKADVCVIDMNKPHLTPLYDEYSHLAYAVSGSDVDTVLINGRIVMRNRGLTTLDEDAIMARVRKIALKIRAGLRPNS, encoded by the coding sequence ATGCGACACATCGACATCCTGGTGAAGGGCGGGACCGTCCTGACCATGGACGAAGCGGACACGACAATCACGGACGGCGCCCTGGCCATTCACGGCCCGGATATCATCGCCGTGGGGCGCAAGGAGGATCTGTCGCGCTCTTTCACGGCGGACACGGTCATCGACATGCCCCTTTCCATCATCATGCCGGGGCTGGTCAACGCCCATACCCACGCGGCCATGACCTGCTTCCGGGGCATCGCTGACGACATGGAGCTGATGGACTGGCTGAACAACTATATCTTTCCAGCCGAGGCCAACAACGTCGACCCGGAACTGGTCTACTGGGGCAGCCTGCTGGCCTGCGCGGAAATGATCCGATCCGGAACCACGACCTTTTCGGACATGTATCTGTTTGAAGAGGAGACCGCCAAAGCCGCGAAACAGGCCGGCATGCGCTGCGTGATCGGCGAAGTCTTGTTCGACTTTCCCTCGCCCAACGCCAAAACCTCCCAGGAAGGCTTGGCCTACACGGAAAAAATGCTTCGAAAATGGGCCGACGATCCGCTCGTAAACGTCATGGTCGAACCCCACTCCCTGTACACGTGCTCGCCTGATCTCTGGAAATCGGCCACGGCCTTGGCCGATGCGTACCAGGCTCCCCTGGCGACCCACCTTCTGGAAAACGGGGCCGAGTCCAGACAGCTCCTGGAAAAACTGGGACAACGGCCTACAATGTTTCTCAAGAAGATCGGCGCGCTGAACGAGCGGTTTTTCGCGTTTCATTGCGTGACCATGGATGATGAAGACATGCGGATTTTTGCCGATCATGGCTGCAAGGTGGTCCATAACCCTGAAAGCAACATGAAACTCGCTTCAGGAGTGGCCCCGGTCCCGGCCATGCTCGAGAAGGGCATTCCCGTGGGTCTGGGCACGGACGGCTGCGCCAGCAACAACAATCTGGACATGTTTCAGGAAATGGACACCGCGGCCAAGCTGCATAAATCGGCGTTGCTTGACCCCGTTGTCATGTCCGCGAAGACGGTGGTCCACATGGCAACCCGCGAGGGGGCCCGGGTTCTTGGCCTGGACCGGCAAATCGGCGTCCTCAAGACCGGCATGAAGGCGGATGTCTGCGTCATCGACATGAACAAGCCCCACCTGACCCCCCTGTACGATGAATATTCCCACCTGGCCTATGCCGTTTCGGGTTCGGACGTGGACACGGTGCTGATCAACGGGCGCATCGTGATGCGCAACCGCGGCCTGACAACCCTGGACGAGGATGCGATCATGGCCCGGGTCCGTAAAATTGCCTTGAAAATCCGGGCCGGTCTGCGGCCGAATTCCTGA
- a CDS encoding AraC family transcriptional regulator, whose amino-acid sequence MDARLEDDGAKNPPKQDDGTLKTTKMRGDTPEAVGSWARQIDVRPGLKLILADFIAREPVRIEFETDLVPFEFSFHASGQARYTVAHHDGESRIAARPGANVVCAFPRSHGVMEFPAHVPIRVAALHVELSLFDRYLSEQTDIHAPELLEHLRGSGGNHYYQPNGMTPAMHVVVGQLLACPYHGLTRSIFVESKALELVALQMARFSGNNCRPTPSRADRERVRLAREMLLQNLHDPPSLFEIARAVGMAHTSLNKAFKAVHGTTLFEYLRRQRLEQGWLLIHEGEMNITEIAYATGFSSPSHFARSFLAHFGVQPSACLKEVLSRKTIFCPDV is encoded by the coding sequence ATGGACGCGAGGCTTGAAGACGATGGGGCGAAAAATCCGCCCAAGCAGGACGATGGCACCCTCAAAACCACGAAGATGAGGGGAGATACTCCCGAGGCGGTAGGCTCTTGGGCGCGACAAATCGACGTCAGGCCAGGCCTGAAGCTCATTCTGGCGGATTTCATCGCACGGGAGCCGGTCCGGATCGAGTTTGAGACCGACCTGGTTCCTTTCGAGTTTTCCTTTCATGCGTCCGGCCAGGCTCGTTACACGGTCGCCCATCACGACGGCGAGAGCAGGATCGCCGCCCGACCTGGAGCGAACGTGGTTTGCGCGTTTCCCCGGTCCCACGGCGTCATGGAATTTCCCGCGCATGTGCCGATCCGCGTTGCGGCTTTGCATGTCGAGTTAAGCCTCTTCGATCGCTATCTTTCGGAACAGACGGACATTCACGCCCCGGAGCTGCTGGAGCATCTGCGGGGGAGCGGCGGGAACCATTACTATCAACCGAACGGGATGACCCCGGCCATGCACGTCGTGGTCGGGCAATTGCTGGCCTGCCCCTATCACGGCCTGACCAGGAGCATATTTGTTGAAAGCAAGGCCCTGGAACTCGTGGCGCTGCAAATGGCCCGGTTCTCCGGAAACAATTGCCGCCCCACACCCAGCCGAGCGGACAGGGAACGCGTCCGTCTGGCCAGGGAAATGCTGCTGCAAAATCTGCACGATCCTCCATCTCTGTTTGAAATAGCCCGTGCCGTGGGCATGGCGCATACCTCGCTGAACAAGGCCTTCAAGGCCGTTCATGGGACCACGCTTTTCGAGTATCTGCGTCGGCAGCGCCTGGAACAGGGCTGGCTGCTGATCCATGAAGGCGAGATGAACATCACGGAAATCGCCTACGCCACCGGGTTCAGCAGCCCGAGTCATTTTGCCCGCTCCTTTCTGGCCCATTTCGGAGTTCAGCCCAGCGCCTGCCTCAAGGAAGTCTTAAGCCGCAAGACAATCTTCTGCCCAGACGTCTGA
- a CDS encoding class I SAM-dependent methyltransferase, producing the protein MKTLPAVDLSYRPLHELAMGPLKAAFMNCGIRFKVFDILTEFASTEQVATRLGTHPENTRRLLDALATMDLLEKQGGRYRNLPIARLFLVSTEPTCIGPLLLQAQHAGLNPLEKLAGLVKNGPDADQDVQNFADESLWAREARDSAGWVFGGVGRQVADIIKTLPGFGEFGKMLDMGCGHGVFSLYMLHDHPTLRAVLLDRAAVLEAAERFVHEWGMADRVEYAPGDYITGDIGKGYDLIFASATLNFALHGLEELISKVFRALKPGGYFVGFQDGMTHEGTKPDTMLGAVMPAMMLGMDYTFPQGRIAHAAVDRGFRWVRSRTIPTPIGNMDVDIARKG; encoded by the coding sequence ATGAAAACACTACCCGCGGTTGATCTCAGTTACCGGCCCCTGCATGAACTGGCCATGGGACCGTTGAAAGCGGCGTTCATGAATTGCGGCATCCGATTCAAGGTTTTCGACATCCTGACGGAATTCGCGTCCACGGAACAGGTCGCAACGCGGCTGGGCACGCATCCGGAGAACACCCGCCGTCTGCTGGACGCCCTGGCGACCATGGATCTTCTGGAAAAACAAGGAGGGCGCTACCGAAACCTTCCCATTGCCCGGCTTTTTCTGGTGAGCACGGAACCGACGTGCATCGGCCCCTTGCTGCTCCAGGCCCAGCATGCGGGGCTCAACCCCCTGGAAAAGTTGGCCGGTTTGGTGAAAAACGGCCCGGATGCGGACCAGGATGTCCAGAACTTTGCCGACGAGTCATTATGGGCCCGTGAAGCCAGGGATTCCGCGGGGTGGGTCTTTGGCGGCGTGGGAAGGCAGGTGGCTGATATCATCAAGACGCTGCCGGGTTTTGGAGAATTCGGCAAGATGCTGGACATGGGCTGCGGTCATGGAGTGTTTTCCTTGTACATGCTGCATGATCATCCGACGTTGCGGGCGGTTTTATTGGACAGGGCCGCGGTGCTCGAGGCGGCCGAAAGATTTGTTCATGAATGGGGCATGGCGGACAGGGTGGAGTATGCGCCGGGAGACTACATCACCGGAGACATCGGCAAGGGGTACGACCTGATTTTCGCCAGCGCGACCCTGAATTTCGCGCTGCACGGTTTGGAAGAGCTGATCTCGAAGGTGTTTCGGGCGTTGAAGCCCGGAGGATATTTCGTCGGTTTTCAGGATGGAATGACCCATGAAGGCACAAAGCCGGACACCATGCTCGGGGCAGTGATGCCGGCCATGATGCTGGGCATGGACTACACCTTTCCTCAGGGCAGGATCGCCCACGCGGCCGTGGACCGCGGCTTTCGCTGGGTGCGTTCCAGAACCATACCTACGCCCATTGGCAACATGGACGTGGATATTGCCCGCAAGGGGTAA